A genomic stretch from Campylobacter lari subsp. concheus includes:
- the aat gene encoding leucyl/phenylalanyl-tRNA--protein transferase codes for MKKLNLYSKLLKSPDDAPVFISEKLEVDFIPHAYSLGLFPWTSNPVTWWCPSPRMVLLPDEVRIQKSIKKALKTYEIRLNFDFNSLINHCAKRKKTWISQEFIQVYTKLFEQNLAHSVEVYENDVLIGGLYGLIIGKIFFGESMISLKKDASKVALIRLCELLKPYDFLIDCQVPNEHLKFMGAKEMTKKDFLKTLEKKVLLESGFKNFKNLL; via the coding sequence ATGAAAAAATTGAATTTGTATTCTAAACTTTTAAAAAGCCCTGATGATGCGCCTGTTTTTATTAGTGAAAAACTAGAAGTAGATTTTATACCTCATGCTTATAGCTTAGGGCTTTTTCCATGGACTAGCAATCCTGTTACTTGGTGGTGTCCTTCTCCTAGAATGGTGCTTTTACCTGATGAAGTGCGCATACAAAAAAGCATAAAAAAAGCTTTAAAAACTTATGAAATAAGACTTAATTTTGATTTTAACTCGCTTATAAATCATTGCGCAAAAAGAAAAAAAACTTGGATAAGTCAAGAATTTATACAAGTTTATACAAAGCTTTTTGAGCAAAATTTAGCTCATAGTGTTGAAGTTTATGAAAATGATGTTTTAATCGGCGGTTTATACGGACTTATAATAGGTAAAATATTTTTTGGTGAAAGTATGATAAGTCTTAAAAAAGATGCTTCAAAAGTAGCCCTAATAAGACTTTGTGAACTTTTAAAACCATATGATTTTTTAATAGATTGTCAAGTGCCTAACGAGCATTTAAAATTTATGGGTGCCAAAGAAATGACAAAAAAGGATTTTTTAAAAACATTAGAAAAAAAAGTTTTGCTTGAAAGTGGCTTTAAAAATTTCAAAAATTTACTATAA
- the flgB gene encoding flagellar basal body rod protein FlgB — MISPFKSKELIVDALAGRNLRSQMINSNLANVDTPFYKARDIEFETALVNRANEIFKKKDTKELELASTNANHQKPWKFPDPNKSTIYLRDGHLARNDANTVDLDVETTEMSKNTMMITALDGVLRRQSNIFSTIIETSSKLG; from the coding sequence ATGATAAGCCCTTTTAAATCAAAAGAACTTATTGTTGATGCTTTAGCAGGAAGAAACCTAAGAAGTCAAATGATTAATTCTAACCTTGCAAATGTCGATACTCCTTTTTATAAAGCAAGAGATATAGAATTTGAAACTGCTTTAGTTAATAGAGCAAATGAAATTTTCAAAAAAAAAGATACCAAAGAGCTTGAATTAGCAAGTACAAACGCAAATCATCAAAAACCTTGGAAATTTCCAGATCCTAATAAATCAACCATTTATTTAAGAGATGGACATTTAGCAAGAAATGATGCAAATACAGTAGATCTTGATGTAGAAACTACTGAAATGAGTAAAAATACTATGATGATTACTGCTTTAGATGGTGTTTTAAGAAGACAAAGTAATATTTTTTCAACCATCATAGAAACAAGCTCTAAATTAGGCTAG
- the flgC gene encoding flagellar basal body rod protein FlgC, translating to MAYLSDFDISGYGLSAQRFRMNVISSNIANANTTRTAEGGPYRRREVIFKATDFNELLNKQIAKDNNFLEYENPLNDPASQKDAKPAIMSVVVDKVVRDDKDFRMKFDPSHPDANEQGYVAFPNINPVIEMADLIEATRAYQANVSAFTSTKTIAQSAIDLLRG from the coding sequence ATGGCTTATTTAAGTGATTTTGATATTAGCGGATACGGACTTAGCGCTCAACGCTTTAGAATGAATGTAATTAGTTCAAATATAGCTAATGCAAACACCACTAGAACAGCAGAAGGTGGTCCGTATAGAAGAAGAGAAGTGATTTTTAAAGCAACTGATTTTAATGAATTACTAAATAAACAAATTGCTAAAGATAATAATTTTTTAGAATATGAAAATCCTTTAAACGACCCAGCTTCACAAAAAGATGCAAAACCTGCTATAATGAGTGTAGTAGTTGATAAGGTTGTAAGAGATGATAAAGATTTTCGTATGAAATTTGATCCATCTCATCCAGATGCGAATGAACAAGGCTATGTTGCTTTTCCAAATATAAACCCTGTCATCGAAATGGCCGATTTAATAGAAGCAACAAGAGCTTACCAAGCCAATGTAAGCGCTTTTACAAGCACTAAAACTATAGCACAAAGTGCGATAGAT